Genomic segment of Streptomyces alboniger:
GGTGGCCGCCCTCGCCACGGGGCTCGCCGGGGGCGCCACCACGGCCCCGGTGGCCGCCGCCGGCGGGACGGAGGACGGGGGCCTCGGTACGAGCGCGGAGCTGATCTCGGCGGCCGCGGCGCGGGTGGACCGGGGCGCGGGCGTCGCGATCCTCGCCGACATCGGCAGCGCCGTCCTCACCGTGAAGGCGCTCATCGCCGAGGGCGACGAACTCCCGGACGGCGCCCGCCTGGTGGACGCGCCGTTCGTGGAGGG
This window contains:
- a CDS encoding PTS-dependent dihydroxyacetone kinase phosphotransferase subunit DhaM, producing the protein MTDGPLAGPLVGIVLVSHSGPVAEAVAALATGLAGGATTAPVAAAGGTEDGGLGTSAELISAAAARVDRGAGVAILADIGSAVLTVKALIAEGDELPDGARLVDAPFVEGAVAAVVTASAGADLAAVESAAREAYDYRKV